A part of Periophthalmus magnuspinnatus isolate fPerMag1 chromosome 19, fPerMag1.2.pri, whole genome shotgun sequence genomic DNA contains:
- the LOC117387087 gene encoding vesicle-fusing ATPase-like: MAARIMQVAKCPTDELSLTNCAVINEKEQLDQHVNVRNGACSFVFSLRKHPGVPPGSIGFSLPQRKWAGLSIGQEVEVSNYRFDKSKQCISSMTMEIDFLQKKNVDSNPYDTDKMNAEFVQHFNNQAFSVGQQLVFNYCDKLFNLNIKDMEAMDPSILKGKKGSGDKQKIDIGLLIGNSQVIFEKSETSSVTLTGRSRTRESRQSIISPDWNFEEMGIGGLDKEFSDIFRRAFASRVFPPEIVEQMGGKHVKGILLYGPPGCGKTLMARQIGKMLKAREPKIVNGPEILNKYVGESEANIRKLFADAEDEQKRLGANSGLHIIIFDEIDAICKQRGSMAGSTGVHDTVVNQLLSKIDGVEQLNNILVIGMTNRPDLIDEALLRPGRLEVKMEIGLPDENGRVQILNIHTAKMRQHKLLGADVDIQELAIETKNFSGAELEGLVRAAQSTAMNKHIKASSTVEVDTDTAEKLQVSRMDFMGSLNNDIKPAFGTNQEDYASYIMNGIVVWGDLVSAVLKKGKLLVKQTQNNQRTPLVSVLLEGSPNSGKTALAAKISEESEFPFIKICAPDKMIGHSEIAKCQAIKKIFDDAYKSQLSCVVVDDIERLLDYVPIGPRFSNLVLQALLVLLKKPPPKGRKLLIIGTTSCKDVLQEMGMLDVFSTTIHIPNISRGEELVKALEELGSFSVQECASIAKALKGKPLSIGIKNLLMLTEMAAQMDPEYRVTKFLSLLDEERRVGSNMF, encoded by the exons ATTATGCAAGTGGCTAAATGCCCGACTGATGAACTTTCACTGACAAACTGTGCGGTCATCAATGAAAAGGAGCAGTTAGACCA ACATGTGAATGTTCGTAATGGTGCCTGCAGTTTTGTGTTCAGCTTGAGGAAACATCCGGGTGTGCCTCCTGGGTCTATTGGCTTCAGTTTGCCTCAG AGAAAATGGGCAGGACTCTCAATTGGACAAGAGGTAGAAG TGTCAAACTACCGGTTTGACAAGTCCAAACAGTGTATCAGCTCAATGACAATGGAAATCGACTTCCTACAAAAGAAGAACGTTGACAGTAATCCCTACGACACTGACAAAATGAACGCTGAATTTGTACAACATTTCAACAACCAGGCCTTCAGCGTTGGCCAGCAG TTGGTGTttaattattgtgacaagctGTTTAACCTAAATATTAAAGATATGGAGGCTATGGACCCTAGCATCCTCAAAGGCAAAAAAGGTTCGGGAGACAAGCAGAAG atCGACATTGGTTTGTTGATTGGAAACAGCCAGGTGATATTTGAGAAGTCAGAAACCTCTTCAGTAACACTAACTG GTAGATCAAGAACACGCGAGTCTCGACAGTCTATCATCAGCCCAGACTGGAACTTTGAGGAGATGGGAATCGGGGGTCTGGACAAAGAATTTTCAGATATATTTCGTCGAGCATTTGCCTCCCGTGTGTTTCCCCCGGAAATCGTAGAACAAATGG GTGGCAAACATGTAAAGGGCATCCTGCTGTATGGACCCCCTGGCTGTGGTAAAACTCTGATGGCGCGGCAGATCGGCAAAATGCTAAAAGCTCGAGAGCCCAAGATTGTCAACGGCCCCGAAATCCTCAACAAGTACGTGGGCGAGTCCGAGGCCAACATTCGCAAACTGTTCGCAGATGCAGAAGACGAGCAGAAAAGA CTTGGTGCTAACAGCGGTCTCCATATTATAATATTTGATGAGATAGATGCCATCTGTAAGCAGCGAGGCAGCATGGCGGGCAGCACAGGGGTCCACGACACTGTGGTCAACCAGCTGCTGTCCAAGATTGATGGAGTGGAACAGCTCAATAATATCCTTGTCATAG GAATGACCAACAGGCCTGACCTTATAGATGAGGCCCTGCTCCGTCCCGGGAGGCTGGAGGTGAAGATGGAGATAG GATTACCTGATGAGAATGGCCGTGTTCAGATCCTTAACATCCACACTGCAAAGATGCGGCAGCACAAACTGTTGGGAGCTGATGTGGACATTCAGGAGTTGGCCATAGAAACCAAAAACTTCAGTGGTGCAGAGTTAGAGGGTTTGGTGAGAGCTGCTCAGTCCACTGCCATGAACAAGCACATCAAG gccAGCAGCACAGTGGAGGTGGACACAGACACTGCAGAGAAACTACAGGTCTCCAGAATGGACTTTATGGGCTCACTAAACAATGATATCAAACCT GCATTTGGTACCAACCAAGAGGACTATGCGAGCTACATCATGAATGGGATTGTTGTGTGGGGAGACCTTGTGTCTGCGGTCTTAAAGAAGGGCAAGCTTCTGGTGAAGCAGACACAAAACAACCAGCGCACTCCTCTGGTCTCTGTGCTGCTGGAAG GCTCACCTAACAGTGGTAAAACCGCCCTGGCAGCTAAAATATCAGAAGAGTCAGAGTTCCCCTTTATAAAGATCTGTGCTCCAGACAAGATGATTGGACACTCTGAGATTGCAAAATGCCAGGCCatcaaaaag ATCTTTGACGATGCCTACAAATCCCAGCTGAGCTGTGTAGTTGTGGATGATATTGAACGTTTGCTGG ACTACGTACCCATTGGCCCCCGTTTTTCAAACTTGGTGCTTCAAGCATTACTGGTCCTACTGAAGAAACCCCCACCAAAG GGTCGTAAGCTGCTGATAATCGGGACTACAAGTTGTAAAGATGTACTTCAGGAAATGGGAATGTTGGATGTGTTCAGTACAACCATCCACATTCCCAACATCTCCAGAGGGGAGGAGCTCGTCAAGGCACTAGAG GAGCTTGGCAGTTTCAGTGTCCAAGAGTGTGCCAGCATAGCAAAAGCATTAAAGGGTAAACCTCTGTCGATTGGAATAAAAAATTTGCTCATGCTCACAGAAATGGCTGCACAG ATGGATCCTGAGTACAGAGTCACTAAGTTTTTAAGTCTACTAGATGAAGAACGAAG AGTTGGCTCAAATATGTTTTAG